The genomic stretch CATTGGAACCAGAGGTAATTGACATGCAGGAATTGCTTTTGAGCATGGGGGCTGTCATGTCTGGGGCGGGAACAGATAAAATTGTGATCGATGGCGTACCTAAGTTGAGAGGCGGATCGATCGAGGTGATGCCTGATCGTTTACAAGTCGGAACCTACATCATGGGTGCTTTGATGACCGATGGGCATTTGAAGATGCCGACTTCCTATGTTGAGCATCTTGATAAAGTACTTGATCTTCTCATGGAGGCGGGGGCAACCTGCATCAAAGAGTCAGATGGACAGATTTCGATTGGGGGACATCGTCCTTACAAGGCAATCCGTTTTGAGACCGAGCCGTATCCAGGCTTCCCAACCGATTTGCAATCCCCGATGATGGCGTTTTTAAGCGTTTGTAAAGGGACGAGCTATGCGAAGGAGAATATTTTCGAAAATCGGTTGCTTCACATTAAGGAGTTTAAAAAAATGGGCATAAAAGTGGAGATCTTGTCGGAACGAGAAGTTCTCATCTCAGGCCCAAACGAATACATTTCGGGAACTACTGTCAATGCGGAAGAAATCCGAGGTGGAGCGGCACTGCTTCTATGCGCACTTTCCATGCCTTTAGGATATAAAACATACATCTCAAACATTGGACACATAATGAGAGGATATCCTTCCATTGTTGATACACTATGCAAACTTGGCGCGAAGATCAGTTTCGAGGATTCAGAAACAAGTGAAACACCTACCCAAACTTTAAAGGTTTAGGTCTCGGCGAGTCGACGATAGACAGTTTAGGAGAACCAATCCAAGTGTCAACAGTCCTTTCTCAAGAAATCCAGGCATCTTGCATGGGCAACTACACATTGAAAAATAAAGGCGTCCATTGCTCGGTTATGAATAGAAGCTCGTCAACTGCTGCGATCGTGATTATTTCTTCAGAATATCCTAGGTGGGAGCATAGAGGGAACAGAAATTGACGCCGTGGACGAGCGAAACCATTGGAATTAATAAATTTGATGAAGTATTACAGAGAGCCGGTCTGTAAAAGATCGGCTTTTAACAACCCGTGATGTCGCTCAAATTAAAAAAGTTCATATGCCATTCCGTAGATGGCATAATTTCTAACTAAATCTGACAGGGAGATCAGTTTACGAGAGCTGGGTGAACTATGAGGAGAGGGCGGCGTAACAATCGTCACTTTTGCCGGTAGTCAGCTGTGGATATTTTCCTGACATCAAACAGGAGGAGTGATCTCGGATGAAAATTAGAAAAGCGGTGATTCCGGCTGCTGGGCTAGGCACGCGCTTCCTACCCGCCACGAAAGCACAGCCAAAAGAGATGATGCCGATCGTCGACAAGCCAGCCATACAGTACATCGTCGAAGAAGCGGTGGCATCGGGGATCGAAAGCATCATTGTCGTGACCGGCCGCAACAAGCGCTCCATCGAAGACCATTTTGACAAATCTGTGGAGTTAGAAAAGACACTTGCAGAAAAGGGAAAGGAAGAATTGCTGAAAACGGTGACAGAAATTTCACAGTTGGCTGGCATCCACTACATTCGGCAAAAAGAGCCGCTCGGGCTTGGGCACGCGATCTTGTGCGCGCAACAGTTTATCGGCGATGAACCGTTTGCGGTGATGCTCGGTGATGACATCATGCTATCGGAGCGACCGGCGCTGCGGCAGATGATCGACATATATGAATGGTACGACACCGAAGTGGTCGGTGTGCAGCAGGTTGCGTTGCCTGACGTGAGAAAATACGGCATTATCGAACCGAATCGCTTCGAACAGCCGAATATGGGCCGAGCGATGTGGGTCGAAGATCTGGTGGAAAAACCGGCTGAGAATGAAGCGCCATCCAACATCGCAGTGATGGGGCGTTACATTTTGAAACCGTCGATTTTTCCAATTCTGGAGCGCTTGCAGCCGGGCAACGGGGGTGAGATCCAACTGACCGATGCACTCAAAGACATCTGCCGAGAACACCCGATACTAGCTTTGCTACTGGAAGGACAGCGCTTCGACGTCGGAGACAAGCTCGGCTATCTGCAAGCGACGCTGAAAGTTGCACTCGGGCGGTCGGAGCTTCGTTCTGATCTGCTCGCTTATCTTGATGACCTGCTGGTTCAGGAAAAGCAGCGAGCGAATTAATATGGTGGAAGATGAAAAATTTTATAATTCGCAGTTTTGGTAATTGGGGGGTCAGGTTGAAACGAAACTCTTGGCGGGCCGCCATGATGAGCTAGTAGAGACCGGATAAGATCATGGTGGCTCTGTGGTGAGAAGCTGAGCACAGCGATCATCAAACGATGATCCCAAGCGAATGAAACTGGCATCTATGACATCTGAACGGCTTTTGATCTGAAACTGTGCTAAATCGACAACCTTAACTAGAGGTTTCGAAAGTCTGAAGGCAATTAAAAATGGCAAGGTGGGGCTTTCGTGTATGAGTAAAAGAATCACCGTTATAAGAAAAGTCAAGTACTGTAGTTGGATATGAAGTAGCGATACTGAAATGCTGAACTATCGGGAGGTGAAGGGTGTTCATTTCAACATTAGGACTTGCCGGATTTAATACTGCGGAATATGCGAAACTGAGGCTAGAGCTTGAAGTAGCCCATGCGAAGCTGGTCGAAGGAGATCGCAAGAGTCAGGACAATCTGGGATGGATGCAGCCGCTTGACCCGGATGATGAACAAGTCGGGAAGATCATCGCCGCAGCGGAACAGATTCGTCGGGATGCTGACGTGTTGCTGGTGATCGGTGCAGGCGGGTCATATTTGGGAGCGAGGGCTGGAATTGAAATGCTTGCGGGGCGAAGCGGGACGGAGATTCTTTTTCTCGGGCATCATCTCTGCACGGCAAATTTGAAGGAAGTGTTTGCAAAGCTGAAGGGACGGCGCGTGGCGGTAAACGTCGTCTCCAAATCGGGAACAACGCTTGAGCCTGCAATCGCTTTTCGTCTGGCAAGGCGCTGGATGATCGACCAATACGGTGTGGAGGAAGCGACTCGACGCATCTATGTCACCACCGACCCAGAAAAAGGCGCTCTGCTTGCGATGGCCAAAAAGAACGGCTACAAGTCGTTCTCCATTCCGGAACGGGTCGGCGGGCGTTATTCTGTCTTGACGGTGGCCGGACTGCTACCAATGGCTGTGCACGGCGCCGACATCCGCGAAATGCTACGCGGTGCTCAGGAAGCGGCCAGACTTTATACCAATCCGCGGCTAGAAGCAAACACCTGCTACCAGTATGCCGTCTATCGCAATTTCTGGTACCGGAACGGGAAATCGATCGAACTGCTCGCCGGATACGATACACGCTTGCGGACGTTATCAGACTGGTGGCAGCAACTTTTCGCCGAAAGCGAAGGCAAGGACGGAAAAGGCATCTTTCCTGCGGTGGTGCAGTTGACCACTGATCTGCATTCAGTCGGGCAGTACATCCAACAGGGGCCACGCCATCTCTTGCAGACAGTGCTCTGGGTGAAGCAGTCAGATCTGAACGTCACGCTACCCGAGATGGAAGATGATCTGGATGGATTGGGCTATCTGACTGGACAGGACTTGCATGAAATTAACAAACGGGCATTTTTAGGCGCGCTGACCGCCCACACGAACGGTGGCGTTCCAAACGTCGTCCTCCATCTGCCCGATTTAACGGAGCAGACGATTGGACATATGTTTTACTTCTTCATGAAAGCATGTGCGGTCAGTTCTCTTTTGCTAGGAGTCAACCCGTTTGATCAACCGGGGGTGGAAGCGTATAAACGTCAGATGTTTCATCTGCTCGAAGAAAGGAGAACTTCATGAAAGCATTCGATGCCTACAGAGAATGGTTGAACAGTTCATTTCTCGATGAGCAGACCCGAGCAGAGCTTCGCGCCATTTCCGATCAGCCGGAGGAGATCCACGAGCGTTTCTACAAACACCTTGAATTCGGCACAGCCGGTTTGCGAGGGGAGCTCGGAGCAGGCATTAACAGGATTAACCGCTACACTGTGCGCCGCGCGACAGAAGGTCTGGCACGCCACATCGCCGCTTTGGGCGATGTGGCA from Tumebacillus algifaecis encodes the following:
- a CDS encoding UDP-N-acetylglucosamine 1-carboxyvinyltransferase gives rise to the protein MNNMSKAMLCVEGGYALKGEMQVSGAKNSALFLVAAALMTDEQVTLGNMPAITDIDILHEILLDLGIHSLWTPSENRMVIEARQLSNSVVNSKLSRKLRGSIALACPVLYRLNRCIIPYPGGDMIGKRPLDEMMRGIEMMGGDVEFAEGLFSIRIDRPLKAIEMELEYPSHTATMALMMLGAVSEGRTVITNAALEPEVIDMQELLLSMGAVMSGAGTDKIVIDGVPKLRGGSIEVMPDRLQVGTYIMGALMTDGHLKMPTSYVEHLDKVLDLLMEAGATCIKESDGQISIGGHRPYKAIRFETEPYPGFPTDLQSPMMAFLSVCKGTSYAKENIFENRLLHIKEFKKMGIKVEILSEREVLISGPNEYISGTTVNAEEIRGGAALLLCALSMPLGYKTYISNIGHIMRGYPSIVDTLCKLGAKISFEDSETSETPTQTLKV
- the galU gene encoding UTP--glucose-1-phosphate uridylyltransferase GalU: MKIRKAVIPAAGLGTRFLPATKAQPKEMMPIVDKPAIQYIVEEAVASGIESIIVVTGRNKRSIEDHFDKSVELEKTLAEKGKEELLKTVTEISQLAGIHYIRQKEPLGLGHAILCAQQFIGDEPFAVMLGDDIMLSERPALRQMIDIYEWYDTEVVGVQQVALPDVRKYGIIEPNRFEQPNMGRAMWVEDLVEKPAENEAPSNIAVMGRYILKPSIFPILERLQPGNGGEIQLTDALKDICREHPILALLLEGQRFDVGDKLGYLQATLKVALGRSELRSDLLAYLDDLLVQEKQRAN
- a CDS encoding glucose-6-phosphate isomerase — encoded protein: MFISTLGLAGFNTAEYAKLRLELEVAHAKLVEGDRKSQDNLGWMQPLDPDDEQVGKIIAAAEQIRRDADVLLVIGAGGSYLGARAGIEMLAGRSGTEILFLGHHLCTANLKEVFAKLKGRRVAVNVVSKSGTTLEPAIAFRLARRWMIDQYGVEEATRRIYVTTDPEKGALLAMAKKNGYKSFSIPERVGGRYSVLTVAGLLPMAVHGADIREMLRGAQEAARLYTNPRLEANTCYQYAVYRNFWYRNGKSIELLAGYDTRLRTLSDWWQQLFAESEGKDGKGIFPAVVQLTTDLHSVGQYIQQGPRHLLQTVLWVKQSDLNVTLPEMEDDLDGLGYLTGQDLHEINKRAFLGALTAHTNGGVPNVVLHLPDLTEQTIGHMFYFFMKACAVSSLLLGVNPFDQPGVEAYKRQMFHLLEERRTS